One window of Aliarcobacter lanthieri genomic DNA carries:
- the hisH gene encoding imidazole glycerol phosphate synthase subunit HisH, producing the protein MIVVIDYGMGNLGSIANMIKKVGYKCLITSDLEEIKKANKLVLPGVGSFDNGMINLERLGIVEVLNQKVLVEKTPILGICLGMQLMTKNSEEGTLPGLGWIDASTKKFMSDNFKIPHMGWNIIKHKKESKIFDDLNNEKRFYFVHSYFVNCNDENDVLTYTNYIQEFVSSFEKDNIIGVQFHPEKSHKFGMCLIKNFVENI; encoded by the coding sequence ATGATAGTAGTTATAGATTATGGAATGGGAAATCTTGGCTCAATTGCTAACATGATTAAAAAAGTTGGATATAAATGCTTAATAACTTCTGATTTAGAAGAGATAAAAAAAGCAAATAAACTTGTACTCCCTGGTGTTGGCTCATTTGATAATGGTATGATAAATCTTGAAAGATTAGGAATAGTAGAAGTTTTGAATCAAAAAGTATTAGTAGAAAAAACTCCTATTTTGGGTATTTGTCTAGGTATGCAGCTTATGACAAAAAATAGTGAGGAAGGTACTTTACCTGGACTTGGATGGATAGATGCTAGTACAAAAAAATTTATGAGTGATAATTTTAAAATTCCTCATATGGGGTGGAATATTATAAAACATAAAAAGGAATCTAAGATTTTTGATGATTTAAACAATGAAAAAAGATTTTATTTTGTACATAGTTATTTTGTAAATTGTAATGATGAAAATGATGTACTGACATATACAAACTATATTCAAGAGTTTGTTTCCTCATTTGAAAAAGATAACATTATTGGAGTTCAATTTCATCCAGAAAAAAGTCATAAATTTGGTATGTGTTTAATCAAAAACTTTGTGGAGAATATTTAA
- a CDS encoding AglZ/HisF2 family acetamidino modification protein, with protein sequence MLKTRVIPILLMKNGGLYKGIQFKKHKYVGDPINTVKIFNDKEVDELVIFDIEASKLNKPIDFELLENIASEAFMPIAYGGGIKTLEDVQKLFSLGIEKIVLNTSAIEKFDLVKKLVSLYGSQSIVFCLDIKKSFFGKYIAYSYSGSKKVKIFPVELAKKMQNLGIGELIINSIDNDGMMKGYDLEIIEKITTQLVIPVIACGGAGNLEDFVKAKSSGAHGCAAGSMFVYNGIHKAVLISYPKYEKLCQLFKEN encoded by the coding sequence ATGCTTAAAACAAGAGTTATACCAATTCTATTGATGAAAAATGGTGGATTATATAAGGGAATACAATTTAAAAAACATAAGTATGTAGGAGATCCTATAAATACTGTTAAAATTTTTAATGATAAAGAAGTTGATGAATTAGTAATTTTTGATATTGAAGCTTCTAAATTAAATAAACCTATTGATTTTGAACTATTAGAAAATATAGCAAGTGAAGCCTTTATGCCAATTGCATATGGTGGAGGGATTAAAACTTTAGAAGATGTTCAAAAACTTTTTAGTTTAGGAATAGAAAAAATTGTTTTAAATACATCTGCAATTGAAAAATTTGATTTAGTTAAGAAGTTAGTAAGTTTATATGGTTCTCAAAGTATAGTTTTTTGTTTAGACATAAAAAAATCTTTTTTTGGTAAGTATATAGCCTATTCATATTCTGGAAGTAAAAAAGTAAAAATTTTTCCAGTTGAACTAGCTAAAAAAATGCAAAATTTAGGAATAGGAGAACTCATTATAAATTCAATTGATAATGATGGTATGATGAAAGGATATGATCTGGAAATTATAGAGAAAATTACAACACAATTAGTTATACCAGTAATAGCGTGTGGAGGAGCTGGCAATTTAGAAGATTTTGTAAAAGCAAAAAGTAGTGGGGCACATGGTTGTGCTGCTGGTAGTATGTTTGTTTATAATGGAATACATAAAGCAGTATTAATTTCATACCCTAAATATGAAAAATTATGTCAATTATTTAAGGAGAATTAA
- a CDS encoding lipopolysaccharide biosynthesis protein → MIIRNSIIFIFFELINKSIPFLLLPILTRFLTPDDYGIIASFTALVSFLAIFIGLSGHGAIDANFFRLEKNKLGIYIANVLIILLLTTFLSLVSVLLFSDFIESKLYISLEWQILGIIVALGQFITLINLSLWVIEQRPLQFGIYQFLQTILITVISIILIIGYSYNWQGQIIGIIIGTLLFSFFSLIILFKRGYMNLKIDKLYIKDFLKFGIPMVPHQLSAWLRTQGDKFIIISILGSATTGLFSVGQQMGLVMSILMSSLNKALYPILFQILSNEMTKNSKNKLVKISYLLFLLIAFIGFILMILLQLLYPYFLGKEFQNSLFLTQLIVLGFILEGFYYVVVNYIFYFKKTASLAKITFFVSIIHIIMSFLFVKLFGINGVGYALIISGIIQFILIWYLSNKIYSMPWFSFWRKDEI, encoded by the coding sequence TTGATAATTAGAAATAGTATAATATTTATTTTTTTTGAATTAATAAATAAATCTATTCCTTTTTTATTGTTACCTATATTAACTAGATTTCTAACCCCAGATGATTATGGAATAATAGCTTCTTTTACTGCACTCGTTTCTTTTTTAGCTATTTTTATAGGATTAAGTGGTCATGGTGCTATTGATGCTAATTTTTTTAGATTAGAAAAAAATAAGTTAGGTATTTATATAGCAAATGTTTTAATCATTTTACTTTTGACAACATTCTTAAGTTTAGTATCCGTATTACTATTTTCAGATTTTATAGAAAGTAAATTATATATTTCATTAGAATGGCAGATTTTAGGCATTATTGTAGCACTTGGTCAATTTATCACTTTAATAAATTTATCACTATGGGTAATAGAACAAAGACCATTACAATTTGGTATATATCAATTTCTACAGACAATTTTAATTACAGTAATTTCTATAATATTAATTATTGGATATTCTTATAATTGGCAAGGGCAAATTATTGGTATAATTATAGGAACTTTACTATTTTCTTTTTTTTCTTTGATTATTCTCTTTAAAAGAGGTTATATGAATCTAAAGATAGATAAATTATATATAAAAGATTTTTTAAAATTTGGTATTCCTATGGTCCCTCATCAATTAAGTGCATGGCTAAGAACTCAAGGTGATAAATTTATAATAATTTCTATCTTAGGAAGTGCTACAACTGGATTATTCTCAGTAGGACAACAAATGGGTTTAGTCATGAGTATTTTGATGAGTTCTTTAAATAAGGCACTTTACCCAATACTATTCCAAATTTTAAGTAATGAAATGACAAAGAATTCAAAAAATAAATTAGTAAAGATTTCATATTTATTATTTCTTTTAATAGCATTTATTGGATTTATTTTAATGATTTTATTGCAATTACTATATCCATATTTTTTAGGAAAAGAATTTCAAAATTCTTTATTTTTAACACAACTTATAGTCCTTGGATTTATATTAGAAGGATTTTATTATGTTGTAGTCAATTATATTTTTTATTTTAAAAAAACTGCTAGTTTAGCTAAAATAACATTTTTTGTTTCTATAATACACATTATAATGAGTTTTTTATTTGTTAAATTATTTGGGATTAATGGAGTAGGTTATGCACTAATAATTTCAGGTATAATTCAGTTTATTTTAATTTGGTATCTAAGCAATAAAATTTATTCTATGCCATGGTTTAGTTTTTGGAGAAAAGATGAAATTTGA
- a CDS encoding N-acetyl sugar amidotransferase: MEYKQCKRCVMDTTAQDIVFDVSGNCNYCNDFIEKLKQPVFKINLSLENFVEKIKKDGKNKQYDCIVGVSGGVDSSYALVKVKELGLRPLAVHMDNGWNSELATNNIHNLIDKLGIDLYTHVIDWNEYKGLMQAFFDADVIDIELLYDNAMLAVNYKMAAKYGIKYILSGSNTSTEGMYIPRNWNWFKKDKFNIKKIASTKNIKLKTFPSFGTLDFVYQEFVKGIKWIPFLDYLPYYDKNETLELLQKDFSYKPYPYKHYESVFTRFYQGYLLPKKFNVDKRKVHLSTLIISNQMSRDEAIKQLEKIPYASEQELSNDIEYFLKKMQWSQKDLDDYISRSEKSHLMYGSEKWLWDILHKVHNIIFGRKS; the protein is encoded by the coding sequence TTGGAATATAAACAATGTAAAAGATGTGTTATGGATACAACTGCACAAGATATAGTTTTTGATGTAAGTGGAAATTGTAACTATTGTAATGATTTTATTGAAAAGTTAAAACAACCAGTATTTAAGATAAATCTTTCTTTAGAAAATTTTGTAGAAAAAATTAAAAAAGATGGAAAAAATAAACAATATGATTGTATTGTTGGAGTAAGTGGTGGAGTGGATAGCTCTTATGCATTAGTTAAAGTTAAAGAATTAGGGCTAAGACCTTTAGCTGTTCATATGGATAATGGATGGAATAGTGAATTGGCAACAAATAATATTCATAATTTAATTGATAAGTTAGGAATAGACTTATATACTCATGTCATTGATTGGAATGAATATAAAGGTTTAATGCAAGCATTTTTTGATGCAGATGTTATAGATATAGAGTTATTATATGATAATGCAATGTTAGCAGTAAATTATAAAATGGCTGCAAAATATGGAATTAAATATATATTATCTGGTTCTAATACATCAACAGAAGGTATGTATATACCAAGAAATTGGAATTGGTTTAAAAAAGATAAATTTAATATTAAGAAGATAGCTTCTACAAAAAATATAAAATTAAAAACTTTTCCATCATTTGGAACATTAGATTTTGTTTATCAAGAATTTGTAAAAGGTATAAAATGGATACCATTTTTAGATTATTTACCATATTATGATAAAAATGAAACATTAGAACTCTTACAAAAAGATTTTTCATATAAACCTTATCCATATAAACATTATGAATCTGTATTTACTAGGTTTTACCAAGGGTATCTTCTTCCTAAAAAATTTAATGTAGATAAAAGGAAAGTACATCTTTCTACATTAATAATATCAAACCAAATGTCAAGAGATGAGGCAATAAAACAATTAGAAAAAATTCCTTATGCATCAGAACAAGAATTAAGTAATGATATTGAATATTTTTTAAAAAAAATGCAATGGTCGCAAAAAGATTTAGATGATTATATTAGTAGAAGTGAAAAATCACATTTGATGTATGGAAGTGAAAAATGGCTATGGGATATTTTGCATAAAGTACATAATATAATTTTTGGGAGAAAATCATAA